A DNA window from Coriobacteriia bacterium contains the following coding sequences:
- the atpB gene encoding F0F1 ATP synthase subunit A: MEGLGERVAELLHELSTLPWNDRGGEVPATALLVLTNYIFFMLVATALVVLFFAVASRRAALVPRGVGNVAEAGLEFIRNLAVDIIGPEGVRYFPFLATMFFFILFNNVFGLLPGSLPGTGSIGVTAALALVTWLVFVYVGFAKNGFGGYMKSMIPAGVREMGLFARIVLGGYIFLLEFVSTFLVRPFTLAVRLFANMYAGHIILGIFAAFVAMGIRGGLGLGLIPASLSLVMLVLMYAFEVFVAFIQAYVFTVLTAVYIGSSLHAAEH, from the coding sequence GTGGAAGGACTGGGAGAGAGGGTCGCGGAGCTGCTCCACGAGCTGTCCACGTTGCCTTGGAACGACCGTGGAGGCGAGGTCCCGGCCACGGCGCTGCTGGTCCTCACCAACTACATCTTCTTCATGCTGGTCGCCACGGCGCTCGTCGTGCTCTTCTTCGCGGTCGCGTCCCGCCGTGCGGCGCTCGTGCCGCGCGGCGTCGGGAACGTCGCCGAGGCGGGGCTGGAGTTCATCCGCAACCTCGCGGTGGACATCATCGGCCCCGAGGGCGTCAGGTACTTCCCGTTCTTGGCGACGATGTTCTTCTTCATCCTGTTCAACAACGTCTTCGGCCTGTTGCCCGGGTCGCTTCCCGGGACGGGCTCGATCGGCGTCACCGCCGCCCTCGCGCTGGTCACCTGGCTGGTGTTCGTCTACGTCGGGTTCGCCAAGAACGGCTTCGGCGGCTACATGAAGAGCATGATCCCCGCGGGCGTGCGGGAGATGGGCCTGTTCGCCAGGATCGTACTGGGCGGCTACATCTTCCTCCTCGAGTTCGTCTCGACGTTCCTGGTCCGGCCGTTCACGCTGGCGGTGCGACTCTTCGCCAACATGTACGCCGGCCACATCATCCTGGGCATCTTCGCGGCGTTCGTCGCCATGGGGATCCGAGGAGGGCTGGGCCTCGGACTCATCCCGGCGTCGCTGTCGCTGGTGATGCTGGTGCTCATGTACGCCTTCGAGGTGTTCGTGGCGTTCATCCAGGCCTACGTGTTCACCGTCCTGACCGCGGTCTACATCGGCAGCTCGCTGCATGCTGCCGAGCACTAG
- a CDS encoding undecaprenyl/decaprenyl-phosphate alpha-N-acetylglucosaminyl 1-phosphate transferase has translation MSILHYAFLVSVAFAVTFALTPTMRVLGVRWGIVAKPGGRSVHEGEVSRIGGIALFVGFAAAVAAQAVAEGFFGRGGDLLQGGRPVAGALVGFAIIFTVGVLDDAFDLRPGPKLIGQALAASAVVASGLRVDFVGNPLGGGLIQLGLLSVPVTMVWILGFTNVINLIDGLDGLAAGVSAIAAASFLVLAAQGNHAAAAAFAAALIGACLGFLRFNFNPASVFMGDSGALFLGFALATVSLLGVMKSVAAITLAVPLLIIGVPVFDTASAIVRRTRHGRPIQEADRGHIHHRLLGRGFNQRQTVLIIYLWSAALAVGGYAMRWAPSVIKLGTFVVLAALSSFMAYWLGLFEAAHHHVEEGSAGGAAGEVEPGPVQLPLAGLGDEEAGGAGTSDEDV, from the coding sequence GTGAGCATCCTGCACTACGCCTTCCTCGTATCCGTGGCGTTCGCCGTCACCTTCGCGCTCACTCCGACCATGCGCGTCCTCGGCGTGCGGTGGGGTATCGTCGCCAAGCCGGGCGGGCGTAGCGTGCACGAGGGCGAGGTCAGCCGCATCGGCGGGATCGCGCTGTTCGTCGGCTTCGCCGCCGCGGTCGCGGCGCAGGCGGTGGCGGAAGGCTTCTTCGGCCGCGGAGGGGACCTCCTGCAAGGTGGCAGGCCGGTAGCCGGCGCGCTCGTCGGTTTCGCGATCATCTTCACCGTCGGCGTCCTGGACGACGCGTTCGACCTCCGCCCGGGCCCCAAGCTGATCGGGCAGGCGCTGGCCGCCAGCGCGGTCGTCGCCTCCGGCCTGAGGGTGGACTTCGTGGGCAACCCCCTGGGCGGCGGCCTCATCCAGCTCGGATTGCTCTCCGTCCCGGTCACGATGGTCTGGATCCTCGGCTTCACGAACGTGATCAACCTGATAGACGGCCTCGACGGACTCGCGGCGGGCGTGTCGGCCATCGCGGCGGCGAGCTTCCTGGTGCTCGCCGCACAAGGGAACCATGCCGCGGCCGCGGCCTTCGCGGCGGCGCTGATCGGGGCGTGCCTCGGCTTCCTGCGCTTCAACTTCAACCCCGCCTCGGTGTTCATGGGCGATTCGGGGGCGCTGTTCCTGGGCTTCGCGCTGGCCACCGTCTCGCTGCTCGGCGTGATGAAGTCCGTCGCCGCGATCACTCTGGCCGTGCCGCTGCTGATCATCGGCGTGCCGGTGTTCGACACGGCGTCGGCGATCGTCCGCCGCACCAGGCACGGACGCCCGATCCAGGAGGCGGACCGCGGCCACATCCACCACCGGCTTCTGGGACGCGGCTTCAACCAGCGCCAGACCGTGCTGATCATCTACCTCTGGTCGGCGGCGCTCGCCGTAGGCGGTTACGCGATGCGCTGGGCACCCTCGGTCATCAAGCTCGGCACGTTCGTGGTCCTCGCGGCGCTCTCGAGCTTCATGGCCTACTGGCTCGGCCTGTTCGAAGCCGCGCACCATCACGTCGAGGAGGGCTCCGCCGGCGGGGCCGCGGGGGAGGTGGAGCCCGGACCGGTCCAGCTGCCGCTCGCCGGCCTCGGGGACGAGGAGGCGGGTGGTGCGGGGACCAGCGACGAGGACGTCTGA
- a CDS encoding cytidine/deoxycytidylate deaminase family protein: protein MPRPTWDEYFMAIADQVAGRSTCLRRRTGAVLVREKRILATGYNGPPTGLAHCEEVGCLRERRGVLSGRNHELCRGIHAEQNAVIQAARHGIPIAGATTYSTHRPCVLCAKMLINAGIAAVVYGDPYPDELSESLLAEAGLPTRHVGRKGGATP from the coding sequence ATGCCCAGACCGACTTGGGACGAGTACTTCATGGCCATAGCGGACCAGGTGGCCGGCCGCTCCACGTGTCTGCGCCGCCGCACGGGCGCCGTGCTTGTGAGGGAGAAGCGCATCCTGGCGACGGGCTACAACGGGCCGCCCACCGGGCTGGCGCACTGCGAGGAGGTCGGCTGCCTTCGCGAGCGGCGCGGCGTGCTCTCGGGCCGGAACCACGAGCTGTGCCGCGGCATCCATGCCGAGCAGAACGCCGTGATCCAGGCCGCCAGGCACGGGATCCCCATCGCCGGCGCCACGACGTACAGCACGCACAGGCCCTGCGTGCTGTGTGCGAAGATGCTCATCAACGCGGGCATCGCCGCCGTCGTCTACGGCGATCCCTATCCCGACGAGCTCTCGGAGAGCCTGCTCGCCGAAGCGGGCCTGCCGACGAGACACGTGGGGCGGAAGGGCGGCGCCACCCCGTGA
- a CDS encoding serine hydroxymethyltransferase: MSFRFLSDADPEVAATLEAELARQRGTIELIASENFTSPAVMEAAGSVLMNKYAEGYPGRRYYGGCEEVDVTENLAIDRAKELFGAEHANVQPHSGSQANMAAYLAVLDPGDTILGMDLAHGGHLTHGSPVNFSGRLFNVCSYGVDRDTEVIDLDAVSRIARECRPKMIVAGASAYPRVIDFAAFANIAGEVGALLMVDMAHIAGLVAAGVHPSPVPHADIVTSTSHKTLRGPRSGFILCSRKHAKAVDKAVFPGTQGGPLMHDVAAKAVAFGEALKPGFKGYAERVVLNCQAMADAMREGGLRLVSGGTDNHLCLVDLTPAGTTGKDAEALLQRVGITVNKNAIPCDAQSPFVTSGIRVGSAAMTTRGFSVGEARTVGALIAETIARRDDESALQAIAEQVGALLDSHPLYPEL, translated from the coding sequence ATGTCGTTCAGGTTCCTTTCCGACGCCGACCCCGAGGTGGCCGCCACACTCGAGGCGGAACTCGCGCGGCAGCGCGGGACGATCGAACTCATCGCCTCGGAGAACTTCACCTCACCCGCCGTGATGGAGGCCGCGGGCTCGGTGCTGATGAACAAGTACGCGGAGGGATACCCGGGCAGGCGCTACTACGGCGGCTGCGAGGAGGTCGACGTCACCGAGAACCTCGCGATCGACCGCGCCAAGGAGCTCTTCGGCGCCGAGCACGCCAACGTCCAGCCGCACTCCGGCTCCCAGGCCAACATGGCCGCCTACTTGGCCGTCCTGGACCCGGGCGACACCATCCTCGGCATGGACCTGGCACACGGGGGGCACCTCACCCACGGCAGCCCCGTCAACTTCTCGGGCAGGCTGTTCAACGTCTGCTCCTACGGCGTCGACCGGGACACGGAGGTCATCGATCTCGACGCGGTGTCGCGCATCGCGCGGGAGTGCCGGCCGAAGATGATCGTCGCCGGTGCCTCGGCCTACCCCCGCGTGATCGACTTCGCGGCGTTCGCGAACATCGCCGGCGAGGTCGGCGCGCTGCTCATGGTGGACATGGCTCACATCGCCGGGCTTGTGGCCGCCGGCGTCCACCCTTCGCCCGTGCCTCACGCCGACATCGTCACCTCGACGAGTCACAAGACGCTCCGTGGCCCGCGCTCCGGCTTCATACTGTGCAGCCGGAAGCACGCCAAGGCCGTCGACAAGGCGGTCTTCCCCGGCACGCAGGGGGGGCCCCTCATGCACGACGTGGCGGCGAAGGCCGTGGCCTTCGGTGAGGCGCTGAAGCCGGGGTTCAAGGGGTACGCCGAGCGGGTCGTGCTCAACTGCCAGGCGATGGCCGACGCGATGCGAGAGGGAGGGCTGCGCCTGGTCTCCGGAGGCACCGACAACCACCTGTGCCTCGTCGACCTCACGCCGGCGGGCACCACGGGCAAGGACGCCGAGGCGTTGCTGCAGCGCGTCGGCATCACCGTCAACAAGAACGCGATACCCTGCGACGCGCAGTCGCCGTTCGTGACGAGCGGCATCCGCGTGGGGTCGGCCGCCATGACGACCAGGGGCTTCAGCGTCGGCGAGGCGCGCACCGTGGGCGCGCTCATCGCGGAGACCATCGCTCGGCGCGACGACGAGTCGGCGTTGCAGGCGATCGCCGAGCAGGTGGGCGCGCTGCTGGACTCACACCCCCTCTATCCAGAGCTCTAG
- the rpiB gene encoding ribose 5-phosphate isomerase B — MRLRIGADHGGYTLKERIREHLLAAGHEVADAGTHGEEPVDYPAIALEVGRAVAAGDADRGILVCGTGIGMSIVANKVDGVRAANVTSIEFARLAREHNDANVLTLSGRFTDEATALAIVDAFLDAPFRGGRHGRRVAGITDAEKRGA; from the coding sequence ATGCGGCTGCGCATAGGCGCCGACCACGGCGGGTACACCCTCAAGGAGCGCATCCGCGAGCACCTGCTGGCCGCGGGTCACGAGGTGGCCGACGCGGGCACGCACGGCGAGGAGCCCGTCGACTACCCCGCGATCGCGCTGGAAGTCGGCCGAGCGGTGGCGGCGGGCGACGCGGACCGCGGGATCCTGGTGTGCGGCACGGGCATCGGCATGTCGATCGTGGCCAACAAGGTTGACGGCGTGCGCGCGGCCAACGTCACCTCCATCGAGTTCGCGCGGCTCGCGCGCGAGCACAACGACGCGAACGTGCTGACGCTCTCGGGTCGTTTCACCGACGAGGCGACGGCGCTGGCGATCGTTGACGCCTTCCTCGACGCGCCGTTCCGGGGCGGCAGGCACGGCCGCCGGGTGGCGGGCATCACGGACGCCGAGAAGCGCGGCGCCTGA